A part of Salvelinus alpinus chromosome 23, SLU_Salpinus.1, whole genome shotgun sequence genomic DNA contains:
- the mcm6l gene encoding MCM6 minichromosome maintenance deficient 6, like — protein MEPGAETSTAGVSVKDDLSEKCQKLFLEFLEEFQDTNGELLYHPDAEELIRPERNTLTVNFTNIEHFNQQLATTIQEEYYRVYPFLCRAVRYFARDHGNMPVAKEFYVAFSDFPSRQKIRELSTARIGSLLRISGQVVRTHPVHPELVSGTFLCLECQSVMKDVEQQFKYTQPNICKNPVCANRRHFMLDPNKSRFVDFQKVRIQETQAELPRGSIPRSVEVILRAEAVEMAQAGDRCDFTGTLIVVPDVAALAVSGTRAETSSRVTGGRQGFDADGIQGLKALGVRDLSYRLAFLACYVAPTNPQFGGKDLRQEDQTAESVKNQMTVQEWEKVFEMSQDKNLYHNLCTSLFPTIHGNNEIKRGILLMLFGGVGKTTMEGTSLRGDINVCIVGDPSTAKSQFLKHVEDFAPRAVYTSGKASSAAGLTAAVVKDEESHEFVIEAGALMLADNGVCCIDEFDKMDLKDQVAIHEAMEQQTISITKAGVKATLNARTSILAAANPIDGRYNRSKSLKQNVNMSAPIMSRFDLFFILIDECNEVTDYAVARRIVDLHFRNMESVERVYATDEIQRYILFARQFKPKITAEAKEFVVDQYKRLRQRDTSGSTKSAWRITVRQLESMLRLSEGMARLYCSDEVHPKHVKEAFRLLNKSVIRVDSPDINFDQEQDNGEINDQNDRMGTNGNHAEEAMDTEHGAGSLEKTSTAKPALKMTFAEYRRVSNLIVLHMQKMEDIDEESSLKMSELINWYLKEMESEMESEAELVAKKNLIEKVLHRLIHYDHIIIELTKTGLKKVGDEGEEPVIEEDPFLVVNPNYILED, from the exons ATGGAGCCTGGAGCCGAGACTAGCACTGCAGGAGTTTCAGTAAAAGATGACCTTTcagaaaaatgtcagaagttatttCTTGAGTTCTTGGAGGA GTTTCAGGACACAAACGGGGAGCTTTTGTATCATCCTGATGCTGAGGAGCTCATTCgaccagagagaaacacactgacTGTAAACTTCACCAACATTGAGCACTTCAATCAGCAACTAGCTACCACCATTCAGGAGGAGTATTACAG GGTATACCCATTCCTATGCAGAGCAGTGCGTTACTTTGCAAGAGATCATGGGAACATGCCAGTAGCCAAAGAGTTCTATGTGGCCTTCTCTGACTTTCCATCAAGACAAAA GATCCGAGAGCTCTCCACGGCCCGGATCGGGTCCCTACTGCGTATCAGTGGCCAGGTGGTGAGGACACACCCAGTGCACCCTGAGCTGGTCAGTGGTACCTTCCTGTGTCTGGAATGCCAGTCGGTTATGAAAGATGTTGAGCAGCAGTTTAAATACACCCAGCCCAACATTTGTAAGAACCCAGTCTGTGCCAATCGACGTCACTTCATGCTGGACCCCAACAAGTCCCGTTTTGTGGACTTTCAGAAG GTGCGTATCCAGGAGACCCAGGCGGAGCTGCCTCGTGGCTCCATCCCCCGCAGTGTGGAGGTGATCCTGAGGGCAGAGGCTGTGGAGATGGCTCAGGCAGGGGACCGCTGTGACTTTACCGGCACACTGATCGTCGTACCAGACGTCGCTGCCCTGGCTGTGTCAG GCACCAGGGCAGAGACCAGCAGCAGAGTGACTGGGGGGAGGCAGGGCTTTGATGCAGATGGGATCCAGGGACTGAAGGCTCTGGGTGTCAGGGATCTGTCCTACAGACTGGCCTTCCTAGCCTGCTACGTGGCCCCCACTAACCCTCAG TTTGGTGGTAAAGATCTCCGCCAGGAAGACCAGACTGCAGAGAGTGTGAAGAACCAGATGACTGTTCAGGAGTGGGAGAAAGTGTTTGAGATGAGTCAGGACAAGAACCTCTACCACAACCTCTGCACCAGCCTCTTCCCCACTATCCATG GGAATAATGAGATCAAGCGTGGAATCCTATTGATGCTCTTTGGCGGTGTTGGCAAGACGACCATGGAGGGCACATCTCTGAGGGGGGATATTAATGTTTGCATTGTTGGGGACCCCAGTACCGCCAAGAGCCAGTTCCTAAA ACACGTGGAGGACTTTGCGCCCAGGGCAGTCTACACCAGTGGGAAAGCCAGCAGCGCGGCCGGGTTGACGGCAGCTGTAGTGAAAGATGAGGAGTCCCATGAGTTTGTCATCGAGGCTGGGGCCCTCATGTTGGCGGATAAC GGAGTCTGTTGCATTGATGAGTTTGACAAGATGGACCTGAAAGACCAGGTAGCCATTCATGAGGCCATGGAACAGCAGACCATCTCCATCACTAAGGCTGGAGTGAAG GCCACTCTGAATGCTCGCACCTCCATCCTGGCAGCTGCTAACCCCATAGACGGGAGATACAACCGCTCTAAGTCTCTGAAACAGAACGTCAACATGTCAGCACCCATCATGTCCAGATTTGACCTCTTCTTCATTCTGATTGATGAGTGCAATGAG GTGACAGATTATGCCGTAGCCAGGCGTATCGTAGACCTGCACTTTAGAAACATGGAGTCTGTGGAGCGAGTCTACGCCACTGATGAGATTCAGAGATACATACTGTTTGCTCGTCAGTTTAAACCAAAG ATCACAGCAGAGGCAAAAGAGTTTGTGGTGGACCAGTACAAGCGTCTGCGTCAGCGGGACACCAGCGGCAGCACCAAGTCAGCCTGGCGCATCACCGTCAGGCAGCTAGAGAGCATGCTCCGACTATCTGAGGGCATGGCCAGGCTCTACTGCTCAGATGAG GTGCATCCCAAACACGTTAAGGAGGCCTTCCGGCTATTGAATAAGTCTGTCATCCGCGTCGACTCCCCAGATATCAACTTCGACCAGGAACAAGACAATGGTGAAATTAATG atcagaaTGACAGGATGGGCACTAATGGCAATCATGCAGAGGAGGCTATGGACACAGAGCATGGGGCAGGCAGCCTGGAGAAGACCAGCACTGCCAAGCCTGCCCTCAAGATGACCTTTGCCGAGTACAGAAGGGTCTCCAACCTCATTGTTTTGCACATGCAGAAGATGGAAGATA TTGATGAAGAGTCCTCACTGAAGATGAGCGAGCTGATTAACTGGTACCTGAAAGAAATGGAGAGTGAGATGGAGTCAGAAGCTGAGCTGGTTGCCAAGAAGAATCTTATAGAGAAAGTGCTTCACAGACTAATCCATTAT GACCACATTATCATAGAGTTAACGAAGACTGGGCTGAAGAAAGTTGGTGATGAGGGAGAGGAACCTGTGATCGAAGAGGACCCATTCTTAGTGGTCAACCCCAATTACATCCTGGAAGATTAG